The Chlorocebus sabaeus isolate Y175 chromosome 14, mChlSab1.0.hap1, whole genome shotgun sequence genome segment AAAGGTACAATTACAAGATCCATACacctatcttggttttcaaattaatggacctaaaatcattaatcaaaaggCTGTTATACGTcgtgatcatttaaaaactttaaatgatttccaaaaattactgggagacataaattggcttcggccatacttaaaactcactacaggagagttaaaacctcttttcGATATATTAAAAGGAGACTCTAATCCAAAATCCCCCAGGTCCATTACTAAAGAAGCATTAATAGCACTCCAACAGGTGGAATATGCCATTGCAACACAATTTGTTAccagtattgattattctcagccattaatattcattatttttaacacaacaaTAACCCCTACTGGCTTATTCTGGCAGAGCAATCCCATTATGTGGgtacacctgccctcctcccctaaaaaggttttgttgccttattatgatgccatagctgatctaattatcttgggaagagaaaacagtagaaagtactttggaatagaaccctctaccattatacagccctacactcaatcacacatccattggctgttacaaaatacggaagcctggccaattgcttgcgcttcttacactggcacaattgacaaccattacccacctaacaaactcattcaattttgcaaacttcatgcaTTTGTGTTTCCCCATATTACCAGTAAAGAACCCCTCAATGAcgcattactaattttcactgatggatcttcCACAGGACTTGCCGCTTACACCTACAATAATGTAGTCGTTAAATTCCAGACCACTTATACATCAGCTCAGCTAGTCGAATTGCAAGCtataattgcagcattatcagcttttccttgtcagccacttaacatttacacagacagcgcctacctggctcattcaatacccctcttagagaccgtgcctcaaattaaacatatttcagacacagctaacttatttttacaatgtcaacgacttattcaaaaaaggactactcccttttttcttgggcatatcagagcacattcaggattaccGGGACCTTTAACACAAGGTAATGCAACAGCcgacatggcaacaaaaaccatagccacaGTCACTACAGACAATTTACAACAAGCACAAAAAGCACATGCCTTACATCATTTAAACGCCCAAACCTTAAGACTCATGTTTAAACTTACTAGAGAACAAGCTCgacaaatagttaaacaatgCGCCAACTGCATAACGTATTTACCTGTTCCTCATTTAGGAATTAACCCCCGAGGACTCATCCCCAacgaaatttggcaaatggacgTTACTCACCACTTAGAATTTGGTCAactaaaatatatccatgtatgcATAGACACCTATAGTGGATTCATTAGTGCAACTCTCCAAACAGGAGAGGCCACCAAACATGTCATTGCTCATTTATtacactgcttttctattttaggaatacccaaacaaattaaaacagataatggccCTGGTTATATAGCCAAAACCTTTTTACAATTCTGCAATaccctacaaattaaacataccacaggcattccctacaatccccaaggacaaggtatagtagaaagagcccatctgtcattaaaaactgttatcacaaaattaaaaggggggagCTGGTACCCCGTGAAGGGTACCCCCAGAAACATACTCAATCATGCCctgtttatccttaattttttaaatttggacagtcatggaaaatctgctgccgaccgtttctggcatcctgaatctcaaaaacagtttgcaatggtaaaatggaaagatccacttgataattcatggcatggccccgatccagttttaatttggggaagaggctcagtatgcatcttctcacaaaagaatgatgcagccagatggctgcctgaaagattggtaagacaaataaatcataaccattgtcagtccagggaagataaatctccctgagaagtttcttcctttttgtttttcaggaaatgaagTCTAACATGAGATTCCTTTGGAGAATAATCGCTCTATATAACATAGTGACAGTCTATGCAGGTTTTGGTGACCCTCGTAAAGCAAGAGGATTACTACGAAAACAATACGGCCAGCCTTGTGACTGCAGAGGGGGACAAATATCTGAACCTCCGTCAGACAGAATCACCCAGGTGACTTGCTCGGGCAAGACAGCGTACTTAATGCCAGACCAGTCGTGGAAATGTAAGTCTACCCCAAGAGACACCTCGCCTAATGGGCCGCTCCTAGAATGCCCTTGTAGCTCTTTCCAATCTTCTGTACATAGTTCCTGTTATACTTCCTATCAACAATGCAAATCAGgcaataaaacatactatacggccacgttactaaaaacacaaactggaaGTACCAATGACGTACAAGTATTAGGAACCACTAATAAACTTGTACAATCTTCTTGTAACGGCCAAAAAGGAAAGCCTGTTTGTTGGAGCACTACTGCTCCCATCCATATTTCTGATGGAGGAGGCCCATTAgatattgcaagaattaaaaccgtccaaaaaaaattagaaaagattcatAAAGCTCTATATCCTGAACTTCAATATCACCCCTTAGCCCTGCCTGAGATTAGAGATAATTTTAGGCTCGATGCTCAAACTTTTGATATCCTCAATGCTACTTACAATTTACTTCAAATGTCCAATACAAGCCTAGCCCACGATTGTTGGCTTTGTCTTAAAATGGGCCCCCCTATTCCTCTAGCTATACCTAACTTTTTGTTGTCCTATGTCAATTACTCAAATGAATCCTTGGTAAATAATTCCTGTCCTATTATCTCTCCCCTCTTAGTTCAACCGATGacgttttctaattccttttgcctcttttcaCCATCATATAATAGCACTAAAGAAATTGATCTAGGCTATGTTGTGTTTGACAACTGTACCTCCATAATCCATGCCACCGACCCTTTGTGTGCTGTAAATGGCTCGGTCTTCGTCTGTGGAAACAACATGGCATATACTTATCTACCTACAAATTggacagggctttgtgttctggccACTCTTCTCCCCGACATTGATATCATTCCTGGAGATGAACCTATCCCCATCCCCgctattgaacattttatttatagaccGAAACGAGCCATacaatttattcccttattgGCTGGACTAGGAATCACCACTGCTTTTACAACAGGAGCCACAGGCCTAGGGGTCTCACTAAcccaatatactaaattatccaaccaattaatttcagatgtacagaccttatccagtactatacaagatttacaagaccaagtagactcattagctgaagtagttctccaaaatagaagaggtctagatttattaacagcagaacagggagggatctgtttggctttacaggaaaagtgctgtttttacgccaacaaatccggaatcgtcagagataagataaagactttacaagaagaactagaaaagcgcaGAAAGGGCCTGGCCACCAATCCATTGTGGACGGGACTCGATGGACTTCTCCCctatctcctgccatttcttggtcctttacttactcttctactcttcctcactctcgggcctataatccttaataagcttatggcattcgtcagacaacaaatcgaggccttccaggccaaacctatacaggtccattatcatcgccttgagatgactgaaaatggtgagtcttatttacctcaataagaccacctcccctgtgtgctgaactggacagtcaatgacgggtaagaggacactatctccaccggagcctaagacaggagggccgcctttgctgctgccttatcccatgacgggcctagaaggtggggatgagttgacccaacctaagacaggcgcaGTTCCCGGGGGGTCGTTCTcttgtcataaaacaataaaaagggggacctgtccggagctgcgcgccccggccatagcgagtaattattgatgattagatgcctgagctctattcatttccacctctcacctccttcccagatttgtcttttgccctgtattaaatacctcacacaagatggcgctcttcctgcttcttcttcacccatctttcccgcgcgcgcgaaaattgttacttcgtagcaaaatggttacttcctagcgcaggcgcaacatgacgactgactgttgaaaccgaaacctgcctggccgcgccctctgaaatgagatcatttccgccttggcccaaccccttcttctccaagtgtatataaggcactgcattactgccattaaacgagacttgatcagagcactgtcttgtctccatttctcgtgtctcttgttcc includes the following:
- the LOC140713272 gene encoding syncytin-1-like, yielding MKSNMRFLWRIIALYNIVTVYAGFGDPRKARGLLRKQYGQPCDCRGGQISEPPSDRITQVTCSGKTAYLMPDQSWKCKSTPRDTSPNGPLLECPCSSFQSSVHSSCYTSYQQCKSGNKTYYTATLLKTQTGSTNDVQVLGTTNKLVQSSCNGQKGKPVCWSTTAPIHISDGGGPLDIARIKTVQKKLEKIHKALYPELQYHPLALPEIRDNFRLDAQTFDILNATYNLLQMSNTSLAHDCWLCLKMGPPIPLAIPNFLLSYVNYSNESLVNNSCPIISPLLVQPMTFSNSFCLFSPSYNSTKEIDLGYVVFDNCTSIIHATDPLCAVNGSVFVCGNNMAYTYLPTNWTGLCVLATLLPDIDIIPGDEPIPIPAIEHFIYRPKRAIQFIPLLAGLGITTAFTTGATGLGLIEVLNKCELAMADDIL